The following coding sequences are from one Novosphingobium sp. KACC 22771 window:
- a CDS encoding beta-ketoacyl-ACP synthase III, whose amino-acid sequence MTRRSVLIGTGSALPTRVVSNAELAEKVDTSDEWIVERTGIRQRYLAAEGETTSSLATAAARQALEAAGVEGKDIDLIILATATPDQTFPATATIVQHAIGANGGIAFDVAAVCSGFLYAMGVADSMLRCGQGRRALVIGAETFSRILDWEDRTTCVLFGDGAGAVVLEARESEDADAPGILATKLHADGAHNQLLFVDGGVSTTGDVGKLRMKGREVFRHAVVNLTTVLGEVLEEAGFKPEDIDWLVPHQANARILEATAKKLHMPSEKVVVTVQDHANTSAASVPLALDCAIRDGRIQPGQLIMLEAMGGGFTWGASLIRV is encoded by the coding sequence ATGACGCGGCGTTCGGTTCTGATCGGTACGGGCAGCGCACTGCCCACGCGGGTTGTTTCCAATGCGGAACTGGCCGAAAAGGTGGACACCAGCGACGAGTGGATCGTTGAGCGCACCGGCATCCGCCAACGCTACCTGGCGGCCGAGGGAGAAACGACCTCCTCGCTGGCCACGGCGGCGGCACGTCAGGCGCTGGAAGCCGCAGGCGTTGAGGGCAAGGATATTGACCTCATCATTTTGGCCACGGCAACCCCGGATCAGACCTTTCCGGCGACGGCCACGATTGTGCAGCATGCGATTGGCGCCAATGGCGGAATCGCCTTTGACGTGGCGGCGGTCTGCTCTGGCTTCCTCTATGCGATGGGCGTGGCCGATTCGATGCTGCGCTGTGGTCAGGGGCGCCGCGCGCTGGTGATCGGCGCGGAAACTTTCAGCCGCATCCTTGATTGGGAAGACCGCACGACCTGCGTTCTGTTTGGCGACGGCGCGGGCGCCGTGGTGCTGGAGGCCCGCGAAAGCGAGGACGCCGACGCGCCCGGCATTCTGGCTACCAAGCTGCACGCCGATGGTGCGCATAACCAGCTGCTCTTTGTCGACGGCGGGGTTTCGACCACCGGGGATGTGGGCAAGCTGCGCATGAAGGGCCGCGAGGTATTTCGTCATGCGGTGGTCAATCTGACCACTGTTCTTGGCGAAGTGCTTGAAGAAGCAGGGTTTAAGCCGGAAGATATCGACTGGCTGGTGCCACATCAGGCCAATGCCCGCATTCTGGAGGCGACCGCCAAGAAGCTGCATATGCCTTCGGAAAAGGTCGTGGTGACGGTGCAGGATCACGCCAATACCTCGGCGGCTTCGGTGCCGCTGGCGCTGGATTGCGCGATCCGCGATGGGCGGATCCAGCCGGGCCAGCTGATCATGCTGGAGGCGATGGGCGGTGGATTTACGTGGGGCGCAAGCCTGATCCGCGTCTAA
- the plsX gene encoding phosphate acyltransferase PlsX, translating to MNFPRIAIDAMGGDEGVQVMVAGAALAADRYPQVRFLLVGDQSRIEQTLDRHSALRPLVEILHADDVISGEEKPSQALRRARTTSMGMAIHAVKNGSAGAALSAGNTGALMAMSKLALRTIPGIDRPALAAIMPTLQPSDVVMLDLGANTECDARNLVQFAIMGAAYARIVNSQPEPRVRLLNIGTEDNKGTEELRDAAALLKERAGDLSMLFDGFTEADKICRGEVDVVVTDGFSGNIALKAIEGTARFVGDLLRRSFSSSLRSKIGFLISRPATDLLKHHLDPNNHNGAVFLGLNGVVVKSHGSANALGVANAVGVTQRLLEENLTERIKADLARLGTETLRAPHKVTAEAGQG from the coding sequence ATGAATTTTCCGCGTATCGCAATCGACGCGATGGGCGGGGATGAAGGTGTGCAGGTCATGGTCGCTGGTGCGGCCCTGGCGGCGGACCGTTATCCGCAGGTGCGCTTCCTCCTCGTGGGCGACCAATCGAGGATTGAGCAGACGCTGGATCGCCACTCGGCCCTGCGTCCGCTGGTAGAGATCCTCCACGCTGATGATGTCATCAGTGGGGAGGAAAAGCCAAGTCAGGCTCTGCGCCGCGCGCGGACCACCTCTATGGGCATGGCTATCCATGCCGTAAAGAATGGTTCGGCAGGCGCAGCCCTGAGCGCGGGCAATACCGGCGCGCTGATGGCCATGTCCAAGCTGGCCCTGCGCACGATACCCGGCATTGATCGCCCCGCCTTGGCCGCGATCATGCCCACGCTGCAGCCAAGCGATGTTGTGATGCTCGATCTGGGCGCCAACACAGAATGCGACGCGCGCAATCTGGTGCAATTTGCGATCATGGGCGCGGCCTATGCGCGGATTGTGAACAGCCAGCCCGAGCCGCGTGTCCGCCTGCTCAACATCGGCACCGAAGACAACAAGGGCACCGAGGAATTGCGCGATGCCGCCGCTTTGCTCAAAGAGCGGGCAGGCGACCTCTCGATGCTGTTCGATGGCTTTACCGAGGCGGACAAGATCTGTCGCGGTGAGGTTGACGTTGTTGTTACCGACGGCTTTTCCGGCAATATCGCCTTGAAGGCGATTGAAGGCACCGCCCGTTTTGTGGGTGATCTGCTGCGCCGCTCTTTCTCGTCCTCGCTGCGTTCGAAGATCGGCTTCCTGATCTCACGCCCCGCGACCGACCTGCTCAAGCATCATCTCGACCCCAATAACCATAATGGCGCCGTGTTTCTCGGCCTCAACGGGGTTGTCGTCAAAAGCCATGGCAGCGCCAATGCGCTGGGGGTGGCGAATGCGGTTGGGGTGACCCAGCGGCTGTTGGAGGAAAATCTGACCGAACGGATCAAGGCTGACCTGGCAAGGCTCGGCACCGAAACGCTGCGTGCGCCCCATAAGGTTACGGCTGAGGCTGGCCAGGGATGA
- the rpmF gene encoding 50S ribosomal protein L32, protein MAVPKRKTSPSRRGMRRSHDALKVEAFHECSNCGELKRPHNLCPSCGHYNGREIIAVGL, encoded by the coding sequence ATGGCTGTCCCTAAGAGAAAAACTTCCCCCAGCCGTCGCGGCATGCGTCGCAGCCATGATGCGCTGAAGGTCGAAGCTTTCCACGAGTGCTCGAACTGCGGCGAGCTGAAGCGCCCGCACAACCTCTGCCCGTCTTGCGGCCATTACAATGGTCGTGAGATCATCGCAGTCGGTCTTTGA
- a CDS encoding MAPEG family protein, with protein MNLLGLTPVLLPTTLCLCAAAAVINFWLGVRIGRLRIARKVEMGDGNDPLIYARMRAQSNFIENTPITLILVAVVELAGKGRWWLPVAGAVFMGGRVMHAFGMDGNFKPGRPVGTASAYLVQLGLAVVAVLTAVRVI; from the coding sequence ATGAACCTGCTTGGCCTTACGCCTGTGCTTTTGCCCACAACTCTGTGCCTTTGCGCGGCGGCAGCCGTCATCAATTTCTGGCTTGGGGTGCGGATCGGGCGGCTGCGCATCGCGCGAAAGGTCGAAATGGGCGATGGCAATGACCCGCTGATCTATGCCCGCATGCGCGCCCAATCGAACTTTATCGAGAACACACCCATCACCCTGATTCTCGTCGCCGTGGTCGAACTGGCGGGCAAGGGCCGCTGGTGGCTGCCGGTGGCGGGCGCGGTGTTCATGGGCGGGCGGGTGATGCACGCCTTTGGCATGGACGGGAATTTCAAGCCCGGCCGACCCGTGGGCACGGCCAGCGCCTATCTGGTGCAACTCGGCCTTGCGGTGGTTGCGGTGCTGACGGCGGTTCGCGTGATCTGA
- a CDS encoding MBL fold metallo-hydrolase: MAESKPTDTRASEPPLRIHLIPVTAFQQNCSLVWCTKTMRGALIDPGGDLDKLKAEVAARGVILEKLLVTHGHMDHCGLAGVLAQDLGLPIEGPHEDDRFWIEGLDTPNMRMGLAGKSFEPDRWLVDGDTVSVGELVFQVLHCPGHTPGHVVFFHEPSRLAIVGDVLFQGSIGRTDFPRGNHQQLLDSITQKLWPLGKDITFVPGHGPCSTFGHEMLTNPFVGSIYG; encoded by the coding sequence ATGGCTGAAAGCAAACCTACTGACACGCGTGCAAGTGAACCGCCCTTGCGCATCCATCTTATCCCCGTCACCGCATTCCAGCAGAATTGCTCGCTGGTGTGGTGTACGAAAACCATGCGCGGGGCGCTGATCGATCCGGGCGGCGATCTGGACAAGTTAAAGGCTGAGGTGGCCGCGCGCGGCGTTATCCTCGAAAAGCTGCTGGTGACGCATGGGCATATGGACCACTGCGGGCTGGCGGGCGTGCTGGCGCAGGATCTGGGCCTGCCCATCGAAGGGCCGCATGAGGATGACCGCTTCTGGATTGAGGGGCTGGACACTCCCAATATGCGGATGGGCCTTGCGGGCAAAAGTTTCGAGCCCGACCGCTGGCTGGTCGATGGGGATACGGTCAGCGTGGGCGAACTGGTGTTTCAGGTGCTCCACTGTCCGGGACATACGCCGGGCCATGTGGTGTTTTTCCATGAACCGTCGCGTCTGGCGATCGTGGGCGATGTGCTGTTTCAGGGGAGCATCGGGCGCACCGATTTTCCACGCGGCAATCATCAGCAATTGCTCGATTCGATTACGCAGAAGCTGTGGCCCTTGGGCAAGGACATCACCTTTGTCCCCGGCCATGGGCCATGCAGCACCTTCGGCCATGAGATGCTGACCAACCCGTTTGTGGGCAGCATCTATGGATAA
- a CDS encoding thioredoxin family protein, with product MRFFLAAAAAALVAAPAMAAPAPRLPEASFAALPQPLPLPYDEAADAHKDVAAAIARAKKAHKLVLVDLGGNWCPDCRILAGTMALPSLSPWVKKHYEVVTVDVGRYTKNLDIGAAYGVTRPKGVPAIFVVDPRTNKLLNPTTSVTALADARSMTPQALADWLAQWTK from the coding sequence ATGCGTTTCTTCCTCGCTGCGGCCGCTGCCGCGCTTGTTGCCGCCCCTGCCATGGCCGCCCCCGCGCCGCGCCTCCCCGAAGCCAGCTTTGCCGCCCTGCCCCAGCCGCTGCCGCTGCCCTATGACGAGGCCGCCGATGCGCATAAGGATGTGGCCGCCGCCATCGCCCGCGCAAAAAAGGCGCATAAGCTGGTGCTCGTCGATCTGGGCGGCAACTGGTGCCCCGACTGCCGCATTCTGGCCGGCACGATGGCGCTGCCCAGCCTCAGCCCCTGGGTGAAAAAGCACTATGAAGTGGTGACGGTCGATGTGGGCCGTTACACCAAGAATCTGGATATTGGCGCGGCCTATGGCGTGACGCGGCCCAAGGGTGTGCCCGCGATTTTCGTGGTTGATCCGCGCACCAACAAACTGCTCAACCCCACCACGTCCGTCACGGCTCTGGCGGATGCGCGCTCGATGACGCCGCAGGCGCTGGCCGACTGGCTGGCGCAGTGGACGAAGTGA
- a CDS encoding S24 family peptidase: MEQENARTTLMALAAGRGVSLAALSSLIGRNSSYLQQFVKKKSPRKLEEGDRRKLAQFFGVDESVLGGAEEKSLATVGKPARSHWVDVPRLALDASAGPGAAAGGEQPFGALRFSQHWLRSMGLNPSDLTIIAVAGDSMHPVLNDGDEILVDRSRRALRDGIHVVRVGDHLMVKRIDMGHPGRVRLKSENPAYDPMDLAPEEVAVIGRVVWKGGRL; encoded by the coding sequence ATGGAACAGGAAAATGCGCGAACCACTTTGATGGCCCTGGCCGCAGGGCGCGGGGTAAGCCTGGCGGCGCTCTCGTCACTTATTGGACGTAATTCCAGTTATTTACAGCAGTTTGTCAAGAAGAAGAGTCCGCGCAAACTGGAGGAGGGAGATCGCCGAAAGCTGGCCCAATTCTTCGGTGTGGACGAATCAGTGCTGGGCGGAGCGGAGGAAAAATCTCTTGCGACCGTAGGAAAACCGGCGCGTAGCCATTGGGTCGATGTGCCGCGCCTCGCGCTCGATGCCTCGGCCGGGCCGGGCGCGGCGGCGGGCGGCGAACAGCCCTTTGGCGCGTTGCGTTTTTCGCAGCACTGGCTGCGCAGCATGGGGCTCAACCCGTCCGACCTGACGATCATCGCGGTGGCCGGGGATTCGATGCATCCGGTGCTCAACGATGGCGATGAGATTCTGGTCGACCGCTCGCGCCGCGCCCTGCGGGACGGGATCCATGTGGTGCGCGTGGGCGACCATTTGATGGTCAAGCGGATCGATATGGGGCATCCGGGGCGGGTGCGGTTGAAAAGCGAAAACCCGGCCTATGATCCCATGGATCTGGCGCCCGAGGAGGTGGCCGTTATAGGCCGCGTGGTGTGGAAGGGCGGGCGGCTCTGA
- the cysS gene encoding cysteine--tRNA ligase: MTEQTPLRLFNSLTRQMETFTPVHPGEARVYSCGPTVYNYPHIGNMRAYVFADILGRTLSFKGLKLTHVINITDVGHLTDDADAGEDKMEKMARAKAQSIWDIAEHYKQAYWADVRALNIRQPAQWTIATDYVPQMIEFAKKIAPDHCYELESGLYFDVSTVADYGRLARAHTDEGEGRIEKVDGKRNAADFAIWRKTPEGEKRQMEWDSPWGRGAPGWHLECSVMSGEVLGFPFDIHTGGIDHREIHHPNEIAQNQAICGCGSLDVASHSGAQFWMHNNFLVERSGKMSKSSGEFLRLQLLIDRGYHPLAYRLMCLQAHYRSELEFSWEGLGAALVRLKRLLMATAQVKAQCVDAGYAAIGGWGQKIAPLMERFEAAISDDLNTSVALTLLEEVAAMKKVPAVEKLGAITAMDNVLGLGLLGLERADLRLRPQSATITEGEIEAVLDQRKEARAQKDFSRSDALRDELAARGVEAMDGDPMGWEWKLG; this comes from the coding sequence ATGACCGAGCAAACGCCTCTTCGGCTGTTCAACAGCCTGACCCGCCAGATGGAAACCTTTACCCCCGTCCATCCGGGCGAGGCGAGGGTCTATTCCTGCGGGCCGACGGTCTATAATTATCCCCATATCGGCAATATGCGCGCCTATGTCTTTGCCGACATTCTGGGGCGGACGCTTTCGTTCAAAGGGTTGAAGCTGACCCATGTCATCAACATCACCGATGTGGGCCATCTGACCGATGATGCGGACGCGGGCGAGGACAAGATGGAGAAGATGGCGCGCGCCAAGGCGCAGTCGATCTGGGACATCGCCGAGCATTACAAGCAGGCCTATTGGGCGGACGTGCGCGCACTGAACATTCGTCAGCCTGCGCAATGGACCATCGCCACCGATTACGTGCCGCAGATGATTGAATTTGCCAAGAAGATCGCGCCAGACCATTGCTATGAGCTGGAGAGCGGTCTCTATTTCGACGTCTCGACCGTGGCCGATTATGGCCGGTTGGCGCGTGCCCATACCGATGAGGGGGAGGGCCGGATCGAAAAGGTCGACGGCAAGCGCAATGCCGCCGACTTTGCCATCTGGCGCAAGACGCCGGAGGGCGAGAAGCGCCAGATGGAATGGGATTCCCCATGGGGACGCGGCGCGCCGGGCTGGCATCTGGAATGCAGCGTGATGAGCGGCGAGGTGCTGGGTTTCCCGTTCGACATCCATACCGGCGGGATCGACCATCGCGAAATCCACCATCCCAATGAAATCGCCCAGAATCAGGCGATTTGCGGGTGTGGTTCACTGGATGTGGCATCGCATTCGGGCGCGCAATTCTGGATGCACAACAATTTCCTGGTTGAGCGCAGTGGGAAGATGTCAAAGTCTTCGGGTGAGTTTTTGCGCCTGCAATTGCTGATCGACCGGGGCTATCACCCGCTGGCCTATCGCCTGATGTGCCTTCAGGCCCATTATCGCAGCGAACTGGAATTCAGTTGGGAAGGGCTGGGCGCGGCGTTGGTGCGGTTGAAGCGCCTGTTGATGGCCACGGCGCAGGTCAAGGCGCAATGCGTGGACGCCGGCTATGCCGCGATCGGCGGTTGGGGTCAGAAGATTGCGCCTTTGATGGAGCGTTTCGAGGCCGCGATCAGCGATGACCTCAACACTTCGGTGGCCCTGACGCTGCTGGAGGAAGTGGCCGCGATGAAAAAGGTGCCCGCAGTGGAAAAGCTGGGCGCGATTACGGCGATGGATAATGTGCTGGGGCTGGGCCTGCTGGGGCTGGAGCGGGCCGATCTGCGGCTGCGCCCCCAATCCGCCACGATCACCGAGGGAGAGATCGAAGCGGTGCTGGATCAGCGCAAGGAAGCGCGGGCACAGAAGGATTTTTCCCGTTCGGACGCTTTGCGCGACGAATTGGCCGCGCGCGGGGTTGAGGCAATGGATGGCGACCCGATGGGTTGGGAATGGAAGCTGGGCTGA
- a CDS encoding DUF2846 domain-containing protein, whose amino-acid sequence MRFKHLAICAAVFAGGLSVPAVAYDTPPELMMVVPPAPKGKGMVVFYRSATIIGGGISCAVSENSKKISSMGVGRYFVYAAEPGKHSFSVSSEAKDTVTLELEADEVQYVGCRIKMGIMAGRPDLFPAKEADFRANKKLSLSDPKTYGEGVLKPEEIAALAGVTIAAPAAAH is encoded by the coding sequence ATGCGTTTCAAACATCTGGCCATTTGCGCTGCTGTCTTTGCCGGTGGCCTGTCTGTTCCCGCCGTCGCCTATGACACTCCGCCCGAATTGATGATGGTGGTGCCCCCCGCTCCCAAGGGCAAAGGCATGGTTGTGTTCTATCGCAGCGCGACGATTATCGGCGGCGGCATCAGTTGTGCGGTGTCGGAAAACAGCAAGAAGATCAGTTCGATGGGCGTCGGGCGCTATTTCGTCTATGCCGCCGAGCCGGGCAAGCACAGCTTTTCGGTATCCAGCGAGGCCAAGGATACGGTGACGCTCGAACTGGAGGCGGATGAGGTGCAGTATGTCGGCTGCCGGATCAAGATGGGCATCATGGCCGGACGGCCTGATCTGTTCCCTGCCAAGGAGGCCGATTTCCGGGCCAACAAGAAACTCTCGCTGTCCGATCCCAAGACCTATGGCGAAGGCGTGCTCAAGCCTGAAGAGATTGCAGCGCTTGCCGGGGTGACGATTGCGGCACCGGCCGCAGCGCATTGA
- the cobT gene encoding cobaltochelatase subunit CobT yields MAEDTPLDRFKAALTGASRAIAERGDIEVNWSPDNPSQTGTTFRVPMPGRGIPRAAAMEARGFADSYALRLKHHNEVLHRKNAPTEPVARAAYDAVETVRFEALGANDYAGMRENLGAALDMRMATDAIARAERAEQVPLHTALALILREKLTGQPIPEMAKGGVEMRRAFIEDKAGGDIAALADKLGDQKAFQSLALDMLRHLELTQPEAVDEPGEDEDNEEAEQDKEEQQDEDQPGQEQQPVEMAADRSQGDEQGDSDQQSEIEDQGEMDDEGEDSEEGMLPTRPNRPWTELPNDFDYKVFSEKYDEVVAAHDLCDDDELTRLRTYLDAQLKGLQGIVTRLANRLQRRLMAQQNRSWDFDQEEGILDAARLSRIVVAPGSSLSYKVERDVEFKDTIVTLLIDNSGSMRGRPISIAAISADVLARTLERCGVKTEILGFTTRAWKGGQSREAWLAAGKPAHPGRLNDLRHIVYKKADEPWRRARKNLGLMMREGLLKENIDGEALKWAHDRLLSRPEDRRILMVISDGAPVDDSTLSVNAAGYLEGHLRRVIGWIENKSPVQLVAIGIGHDVTRYYRRAVTIMDVEQLGGTMIEQLAGLFEDD; encoded by the coding sequence TTGGCCGAGGACACTCCTCTCGACCGCTTCAAGGCTGCGCTGACCGGCGCCTCGCGGGCAATTGCCGAGCGGGGCGACATTGAGGTGAACTGGAGCCCCGACAACCCCAGCCAGACGGGCACGACTTTTCGTGTGCCCATGCCGGGGCGGGGCATCCCGCGCGCAGCCGCCATGGAGGCGCGCGGTTTCGCCGATTCCTATGCGCTGCGATTGAAGCACCATAATGAGGTGCTGCACCGCAAGAATGCGCCGACCGAACCGGTGGCCCGCGCCGCCTATGATGCGGTGGAAACCGTGCGCTTTGAGGCGCTCGGGGCCAATGACTATGCCGGAATGCGCGAAAATCTGGGCGCGGCGCTGGATATGCGGATGGCAACCGACGCCATCGCCCGCGCCGAACGCGCCGAGCAGGTGCCGCTGCATACCGCGCTGGCGCTGATTCTGCGCGAGAAACTGACCGGCCAGCCGATCCCGGAAATGGCGAAAGGCGGCGTGGAAATGCGCCGTGCCTTTATCGAGGACAAGGCGGGCGGGGATATTGCTGCTCTTGCCGACAAGCTGGGTGATCAGAAGGCGTTTCAGAGCCTAGCCCTGGACATGCTGCGCCATCTGGAATTGACCCAGCCCGAAGCCGTGGACGAACCCGGCGAGGATGAGGACAACGAAGAGGCCGAGCAGGACAAGGAAGAGCAGCAGGACGAGGATCAGCCGGGTCAGGAGCAGCAGCCTGTCGAAATGGCCGCCGACCGCAGCCAGGGCGACGAGCAGGGCGACAGCGACCAGCAGAGCGAGATCGAAGATCAGGGCGAGATGGACGATGAGGGCGAGGACAGCGAGGAGGGCATGCTGCCCACCCGCCCGAACCGCCCTTGGACCGAATTGCCCAATGACTTTGATTACAAGGTCTTTTCCGAGAAATATGACGAGGTTGTCGCCGCGCATGACCTGTGCGACGATGATGAACTGACTCGTCTGCGCACCTATCTGGATGCGCAGTTGAAGGGTTTGCAGGGCATCGTCACGCGTCTGGCCAACCGGCTTCAGCGGCGCCTGATGGCCCAGCAGAACCGCAGCTGGGACTTCGATCAGGAAGAGGGCATTCTCGATGCGGCGCGCCTGTCGCGCATCGTCGTCGCGCCCGGTTCCTCGCTCAGCTACAAGGTCGAGCGCGATGTCGAGTTCAAGGACACGATTGTCACGCTGTTGATCGACAATTCGGGTTCGATGCGCGGGCGGCCGATTTCTATCGCCGCGATTTCGGCTGACGTTCTGGCGCGCACATTGGAGCGCTGCGGGGTCAAGACCGAGATCCTCGGTTTTACCACCCGCGCGTGGAAGGGCGGGCAATCGCGTGAGGCGTGGCTGGCGGCGGGCAAGCCTGCGCATCCGGGCCGTCTCAATGACTTACGGCACATTGTTTATAAAAAGGCTGATGAACCGTGGCGTCGTGCGCGCAAGAATCTCGGCCTGATGATGCGCGAGGGGCTGCTCAAGGAGAACATCGACGGCGAGGCGCTGAAATGGGCGCATGACCGTCTGCTCTCGCGGCCTGAGGATCGGCGCATCCTGATGGTGATTTCCGATGGCGCGCCGGTCGATGACTCCACGCTGTCGGTCAATGCGGCGGGCTATCTCGAAGGCCACCTACGCCGCGTGATCGGCTGGATCGAGAACAAGTCGCCGGTGCAATTGGTTGCCATTGGTATCGGCCATGACGTCACGCGCTATTATCGCCGCGCGGTGACGATCATGGATGTCGAGCAATTGGGCGGCACGATGATCGAGCAATTGGCCGGATTGTTCGAGGACGATTGA
- the fsa gene encoding fructose-6-phosphate aldolase has product MKFFVDTAEINDIKELAATGLLDGVTTNPSLIAKSGRDFLEVTKEICGIVDGPVSAEVIALDHEGMMREAEILRKIADNVCIKVPLTIDGLKTCKALTGDGTKVNVTLCFSANQALLAAKAGASFISPFIGRHDDNGFDGLELIRDIRLIYDNYNYATEILAASIRHGVHVLECARIGADVMTAPPAVIKGLVKHVLTDKGIEGFMADWAKTGQSL; this is encoded by the coding sequence ATGAAGTTTTTCGTCGACACCGCAGAAATCAACGACATCAAGGAACTTGCCGCCACGGGCCTGCTGGATGGCGTGACCACCAACCCTTCGCTGATCGCCAAGTCGGGCCGTGATTTCCTGGAAGTCACCAAGGAAATCTGCGGCATCGTCGATGGCCCGGTTTCGGCCGAAGTCATCGCTCTCGACCACGAAGGCATGATGCGCGAAGCCGAAATCCTGCGCAAGATCGCCGACAATGTCTGCATCAAGGTGCCGCTGACCATCGATGGTCTCAAGACCTGCAAGGCGCTGACGGGCGACGGCACCAAGGTGAACGTGACCCTGTGCTTCTCGGCCAATCAGGCGCTGCTGGCTGCGAAGGCCGGCGCTTCGTTCATCTCGCCCTTCATCGGCCGTCATGATGACAATGGCTTTGATGGCCTTGAACTGATCCGCGACATTCGCCTGATCTATGACAACTACAACTATGCCACCGAAATTCTGGCGGCCTCGATCCGTCACGGCGTGCATGTTCTGGAATGCGCGCGCATCGGCGCCGACGTGATGACCGCGCCGCCCGCCGTCATCAAGGGTTTGGTCAAGCATGTCTTGACGGACAAGGGCATTGAAGGCTTCATGGCTGACTGGGCCAAGACGGGCCAAAGCCTTTAA